A genomic region of Fundidesulfovibrio terrae contains the following coding sequences:
- a CDS encoding SDR family oxidoreductase: MSDQSPRAVIVTGASRGIGRAVALRLARDGFDIVLNYAANEVLAQEAAAEIQTLGRHAVCLRGDVAVESDVEHLFTAAMARFGAVFAVVNAAGILKMLPLAACDPADFDRITAVNIRGTFNVLRHAAKHLAQGGRIVTFSSSVVGMNMPAYGPYAASKAAVEVLSRTMAQELRGRQITVNAVAPGPTATELFFEGKTGELIDRLAKRSPLERLGTPEDIAGAVSFLLGPDGGWINGHVLAANGGFI, encoded by the coding sequence ATGAGCGATCAGTCACCAAGAGCAGTCATCGTCACCGGAGCCTCGCGGGGCATAGGCCGTGCCGTGGCTTTGCGCCTTGCCCGGGACGGCTTCGACATCGTGCTGAACTACGCGGCCAACGAGGTCCTGGCCCAGGAGGCCGCGGCCGAAATCCAGACCTTGGGCAGGCATGCAGTGTGTCTGCGCGGCGACGTGGCCGTGGAATCGGACGTAGAGCATCTTTTCACGGCCGCTATGGCGCGGTTCGGCGCCGTATTCGCCGTGGTGAACGCGGCGGGCATCCTGAAGATGCTGCCGCTGGCCGCCTGCGACCCTGCCGACTTCGACCGCATCACGGCCGTGAACATACGTGGGACGTTCAACGTCCTGCGCCACGCCGCGAAGCATCTGGCGCAAGGAGGGCGCATCGTGACCTTCTCCAGCAGCGTGGTGGGTATGAACATGCCCGCCTATGGCCCTTATGCCGCGTCCAAGGCCGCCGTGGAGGTGCTGAGCCGCACGATGGCCCAGGAGCTGCGAGGGCGGCAAATAACGGTGAATGCGGTGGCTCCCGGCCCTACGGCCACCGAGCTTTTCTTCGAGGGCAAGACCGGAGAGCTGATCGACCGCCTGGCCAAGCGGTCGCCATTAGAGCGCCTGGGCACACCCGAGGACATCGCAGGGGCCGTGTCCTTCCTGTTGGGGCCCGATGGCGGTTGGATCAATGGGCATGTGCTTGCGGCCAATGGCGGATTCATCTGA